In a genomic window of Babylonia areolata isolate BAREFJ2019XMU chromosome 3, ASM4173473v1, whole genome shotgun sequence:
- the LOC143280608 gene encoding uncharacterized protein LOC143280608 encodes MAQQDPAPLIPTTEAQPTSIMAEELHPVTPEERCSASRGSNLKGDISRERKEEDTERGPGTTTTTTTPTQKRRLSCPVHFGVRSYLHQFYDKQGSYKDPAVYEDDDDDNLDYRSSHTRTPSRRRRRRCSCCRPVWWKVFLWVGVQLLGLGVVGILVGYLVPQRPLVVGENPEAGEWYLDPGARPFNAALDACRLAGLGLFCLGGVTLALSLLFPTFLHYCRDDDEYDENYLGAGVHGDDGDGCKVPLRGGGEEGVGLGMSIPATSTVQPPYRAPRSPIAGTLRH; translated from the exons ATGGCTCAGCAGGACCCGGCTCCTCTCATACCCACCACCGAGGCCCAACCCACCTCCATCATGGCGGAAGAGTTACATCCGGTGACACCGGAAGAGAGATGTTCGGCCAGCCGTGGCAGCAACCTgaaag GCGACATCagcagggagaggaaggaagaggacacGGAGAGGGGGCccggaaccaccaccaccacaaccacccctaccCAGAAAAGACGGCTGAGCTGCCCCGTGCATTTCGGGGTGCGCTCCTACCTGCATCAGTTCTACGACAAGCAGGGTAGTTACAAGGACCCCGCTGTgtacgaagacgacgacgacgataacctGGACTACCGCTCctcccacacccgcaccccctcccgcCGCCGCCGTCGTCGGTGCTCCTGCTGCCGTCCTGTGTGGTGGAAGGTGTTCCTGTGGGTGGGGGTGCAGCTGCTGGGGCTGGGCGTGGTGGGGATCCTGGTGGGCTACCTGGTGCCACAGCGGCCCTTGGTGGTCGGGGAGAACCCGGAGGCCGGGGAGTGGTACCTGGACCCCGGGGCCCGCCCCTTCAACGCGGCGCTGGACGCCTGCAGGCTGGCGGGGCTGGGGCTGTTCTGCCTGGGGGGAGTCACCCtggccctctccctcctcttccccaccttcctccactaCTGCCGCGACGACGACGAGTACGACGAGAACTACCTCGGAGCGGGCgtccatggtgatgatggtgatggatgcAAAGTTCCTTTgcgaggtgggggagaggagggggttgggttggggatgAGCATCCCCGCTACATCCACGGTGCAGCCCCCTTACAGGGCCCCCCGATCCCCCATAGCGGGCACCTTgcggcactga